In the genome of Archangium lipolyticum, the window ATCGCCCTCGCGATGAAGTGCGCCACCTCGTCCGGTAGATCCAGACCTTCCAGCGCCGCCTTCTTCTGAAGGATCGCCACCCGCGTCTCGAAGCTCGGCTCCTGGATGTCCGTGATCAGCCCCATGCTGAACCGGCTCCTCAGCCGCTCCTCCAGCCCGGGCACCTCCGCCGGCACCATGTCGCTCGTCAGGATGATGGCCTTGCCCAGCTCGTGCAGCGTGTTGAACGTGTGGAAGAACTCCCGCTGCGTCTCTTCCTTCCGTCCCAGGAACTGCACGTCGTCGATCAGCAGCACGTCGCACTCGTCCCGGAACTTCCTCCGGAACTCCGGCATCCGCTGCTCCCGCACGCTCTCGATGTACTCGTTCGTGAACTGCTCGCTCGACAGGTACACCACCCGCTGCGTCGGATCCCTCTCCCAGATTTTATTGCCGATGGCGTGCAGCAGGTGCGTCTTGCCCAGCCCCGTCCCTCCATACACGTAGAGCGGGTTGTAGGCCCGGCCCGGGCTCTCGGCCACCGCGTGCGCCGCCGCCGCCGCCAGCTGGTTGCTGTCCGCCACCACGAAGCTCTGGAACGTGAAGCGCGCGTTCAACCGCGGCGGCCTCGTCCCTCCCTGGCTCTTGACCTGTGGTGCGGGCTGCAGCGTCGGCGCCGGGGCCAGCCCCTCCACCACCTCGTACGCCAGCGACGTCGCCTCGTCCGTCACCTTCGCCAACGTCGCTTCCATCAACGCCCGGTAGTGGTCGTCCACCCAGTCCCGGTAGAACCGGTCCGGCACGCCCAGCACCAGCACGCCCTCGCGGACCTCCAGCGGCTGCATCCGTCCGATCCACCCCAGGGCATAGTCCCGCTTGTCCTGCCTCAGGCAGTCGAGCATCCGCTCCCAGAGATTCTCGGCACTTGGCGTGTGGGTCAGGGGTCGGGCGAGCGCGTTCACGAATGGCCTCCGGTGCGCTGGCGAACCGCCAGGCAGGGGGCCGTCCGTGCTAACAGCCCCCCCCAGGGCGATCAAGTTTGCCGCCCCAAACCCAGCGATTCCGCACCCCTACGGCCCCCCTTCTGATCGCAACCCCGGCGCGGAATCCTCCACCCCCTCCCGCCGGTTCTCGCCCCCGTCACCCACCTCCTCCCCGTTTCACCCCGGGTGTGGGGCGCAAAACCGGGACGGACCGTCAGCTCCGCACCCCCGGGAGTGATCCGACATTGACTTGGGTGGGAGATCGGGTTACGAGCGCCGCCTTCCTCAGTCTCGTGGATAAGGGTGCCCGCCTCCCGGGCGAACACCCCGTTGTCCCAGGAGTTCAGCCGTGTCCAAGCGCACCTACCAGCCGTCGAAGATCAAGCGCAACCGCACTCACGGGTTCCGCAAGCGCAACTCCACCCGGGCGGGCCAGGACGTGCTCAGCCGCCGCCGCGCCAAGGGCCGCAAGCGCCTCGTGGTGTCCGCTTACAAGAAGTAGCCGGGACTCGCTCGTGACGGCCGAGGGCCAGGCGCCAGCTCGCGACGAGCGCTTCCCCAAGGCCATCCG includes:
- the rpmH gene encoding 50S ribosomal protein L34 gives rise to the protein MSKRTYQPSKIKRNRTHGFRKRNSTRAGQDVLSRRRAKGRKRLVVSAYKK
- the dnaA gene encoding chromosomal replication initiator protein DnaA — its product is MNALARPLTHTPSAENLWERMLDCLRQDKRDYALGWIGRMQPLEVREGVLVLGVPDRFYRDWVDDHYRALMEATLAKVTDEATSLAYEVVEGLAPAPTLQPAPQVKSQGGTRPPRLNARFTFQSFVVADSNQLAAAAAHAVAESPGRAYNPLYVYGGTGLGKTHLLHAIGNKIWERDPTQRVVYLSSEQFTNEYIESVREQRMPEFRRKFRDECDVLLIDDVQFLGRKEETQREFFHTFNTLHELGKAIILTSDMVPAEVPGLEERLRSRFSMGLITDIQEPSFETRVAILQKKAALEGLDLPDEVAHFIARAIQKNVRELEGALVKVSAIHSLSRQPVTVDFVSHVLKDVLPTRQVVDVESIQREVARYYKVPVEALKEDRRHKALAHARQVAMYLSRKLTKGSFPEIAARFNKDHSTVISAVRKVEKLRETDTAVKRELDELESKLTGE